Below is a window of Rattus norvegicus strain BN/NHsdMcwi chromosome 5, GRCr8, whole genome shotgun sequence DNA.
TGCCACCATCGGAAAGAATGTCTCCAACaactgcccctcccctccccaacagAAGTAAGCAAGCTGACCAAGGGAAAGTAACATTAGCCCTAAAAATGtcattctccctccccaccccagaaCGGGATGTCCTAGCCATTTGCTAACCCCCTAGAGTAGCTCTGGGAAACAGAAGGCAACAAACGATTGGGACAGGACTGGGTAGGAGGGAAGTGTAGAAGCGCAGAGACGTGAGGAAACGTGGGCAAGCGCTTGAGCTCCAGGCTGAAGGAGCACCAGGGCGGAGCAATGCACAAGTTGGGGGCACCGGAGGAGCTTGACCGGAGAGGGGCTAGGCGGAGCTCTGGGGCTAAAGAGCGGGGCGTGGAGAGCTCTGGGGCGGAGCGATGGAGCTTCAGATCCTAGTGTGTTACGGCGCGGGGGCGGAGCGCGAGGAGAGCGCGCAGGGTTACAGAGGCGGGGCGTGGAGTGCTCGTGAAAGGGTCACCCAGCTTGGAGGCGGCGAGGGCGGGTACTAAGGAGCTCATGAGAGGCGATTGGAGCGGTCGGGGGCGGGGCGTGGAGAGCTCAGGGGCGGGGATTATGGTTCTCAGGGGCGGGGCTGGAGAAATCAGGGGCGGGGATTAGGGAGCTCAGGGGAGGGACCTGGAGGACTCAGGGTAGGATTGTAGAGCTTAGCAGCAGGGAGTGGAGGGCGCCGCGGGGAGACGCCGGCTGTGTAGTTGATAGACTGGGCGGGGCTGGGACGCAGGCGGGACCCGTGGGGACGCGAGCCCGGGCGCCTTGATGCCCAGACAGAGGCGACCGCGGGCTCTGCTTGGTCACGACCTCTCGGCACCCTTGGGCCTGTGCACCCTGGCCGTCTGCCCTTGGTCCCCAGCCGGCCATGCCCACACCCGCGCCTCCCACCGAGCTGCTGCCGTGGGAGCGCGCGGTGGTACTGCTGTCCTGTGTGCTGTCAGCTCTGGGCTCCGGCCTCCTGGTGGCCACGCACGCCCTGTGGCCTGACCTGCGTAGCCGGGCTCGGCGCCTGCTACTCTTCCTGTCGCTGGCGGACCTGCTCTCGGCTGCCTCGTACTTCTACGGAGTGCTGCAGGACTTTGCGGGCACTTCGTGGGATTGCGTCCTTCAGGGCGCGCTCTCTACTTTCGCCAACACCAGTTCCTTCTTCTGGACCGTGGCCATCGCCCTCTACCTATACCTCAATATCGTCCGAGCTACGCGCGGGCCCTGCACGGACCACCTAGTCTGGGCTTTTCACCTCATCAGGTGAGTAGGAAACACTGCTTTGCCTCCAGGCCCCAGACCCAGACTTATGAGTCCCTGGCCTTGCGTGCTGTTCTGGGGCATTTGTGCGTTCCCTATCTAGGTGGCAAGGTGATGTGTCCTACTGGTAGTCATGTTCCCATGCATCCCCGAACCATGGAAGGATGCCCGACTTGCCCAAGAAATTGGAGCCAAACCTGTCTGAGCATCTGTGAAGAAGGTAGTCTCTGAGTCTGCCCCAGCCAGAACCTTTCCCAGCAAGGTGTGGTTGGGTGCAGGACTCGCCCAAAGGGAGAGGCCTGCCGTTTATAAAGGCACTGGGGCTGACAGTGTGTACCCTTTGCATCCTACTTCACCATGGTCTGGCAGTCTCTGCTGCCCATGGAGAGACGTTCCAGTCTGCAGGCTGGGAGATGAGTTAGGTGACCGCCCAGGCCTAAGAGCCCACAACTTACAATTTTATACCACAGTGGGTGGTGGTGCGTCCAGCCTCGGTCAGACGGTAGTGCGTCAACTATAAAATACAAAGAGGTATGCTTTTTAAGCAGTTCATGACATTGATAGACTTCGGGCCCTCATTACCTGCATTTTTCTTAcacgtttttaaaaaaagatttattcattttattttatgtgtgaatatTGACCGCTTGTATGTGTAGCACGTGCATGAGAATCACATGTTTGAGTACTTGGTGCCCTCATAGCTCACacacaagggcatcagatcccccagaactggagttatagatggttgtgaaccatcatgtgggtgctgggaattgaacccaggtcctctacaagagcaagaCATGATCTTAACCACCTCTCCTAGCCATGCcctcaaccatctctccagcccattctaTGTGGTTTTGGTTGTCGGGGATTCAGGTCAGGTGGCAGAAGGCTGGTCAGGATCAGGCTCTCGGCCACCTGGAGTCCCTGAGATGGGGAAACCCACCGCCCTGCACTGCTGCGCTGGTCTGCCCTGCTTTCATGATTGTCGGCAAGAAAGCTGTACCCGAGGCCAGCCTCCCTCCTGTCCATTCAGAGTTTGAAATTCTCAGCAGCCTGTGCAGAGTTTAAGGCAGGAATCCTAAGGCTTGTTCACTGTCTCCTTGCCTCAGCTCAAGGCACCGGAGTTCGCCCTAATTATAGGCCCTGTCTATTAAAAACTTGAATGCTTTCCAAGGGCCGAGAGGGTAGTCAGCACTTCGGTAGAGACAGGTCACCTGGGTGTCACACGCGGAGGCAACAAGCTGGGAAAAGTCACTTGACCTCCTGTTTTCGTAGCTGTTGGAAGGAAGCTAAGGACCCAGTGGGTCCGAAAGAAACGAAAGAACCCTCTTCTCCACTGGCCAAGCAAAATCTTTGTACCATGTCATCATGTTACAGCGTAGGGACCTACTGAAAAGGAGTCCGGGATTCCTCTCCCCTCCAGCATGCACCAGACACCAACTACGTCAGACCCTGGCAGGGTTGAAGTGTGAACACAGGTGGTCAGTGGCACTGGAAAAGGAGCCCTTTCTTTGCAAGGACCTCTCTTCTgctgccttccttttttttttttttttttttaagattttattttattgtatgagtacactgtagctgccttcagacacaccagaagagggcatcagatctcattacagatggttgtgagccaccatgtggttgctgggatttgaactcaggacctcaggaagagcagtcggtgctcttaaccactgagccatctctccagccctgctgccTTCCTTTAAAACCTGATGAAGACAGGACACTTTTTAAGCAAAGAAACAGAACCCTCTTTGTGGTCCCTTCAGAAGATGAGTTCCCTAACCCATGAGTTGGGAGTGCTCTGTTCGTCCGCATCGTCAGCATCTCTAGGAGAGTTCTCCGTGATGCTTGGGGAAGTCTTCCTAGGGCTTGCTGTGTTCAGGGGACTTGCTAGAACCTGCCCAACAGGTTCACTTCTGACCTAGATCCTCCCATGCCGGTTGCTAGGGGTTCCCCGGTGTACAGCTTTGGAgtgtctccctgtgtagccttggctggcctggaacctcctgcctctggctcccgtggctgctgagattaaaggcgtgtgctaccacgCCCATCGACTACCCAGACTCTTCAAACTTTACAGCCTTGCAAAGGACTTAAAACGCTAACAGcacgggattggggatttagctcagtggtagagcgtttgcctaggaagcgcaaggccctgggttcttaAGAAccttgtgcccccccccccccgaaagtTACTTTGACAGAGTAGCAGAGTACCATTTTCTCATTTGAATTGGAAGAAAAATAATGCGAGTACTAACCGTTGTTCAGTATAACAATACTAAAGAGTTGGCAATGCTGGGCCACctgctttcttggttttgttaTCTGGAGTAATCCTTGTAGGAAGCCCTGGCTCATACCTCCGGCTCCTGTAATCCTATTGACCAGAGCCTAGCCTAAGATAATACAAAGTCCACACAATGCTGTGTGTTCCCGGGACTTTGCCGAAGTGCTGTCGCCATCGTGAGATTTAGAACTGATTTCAATGTCCAACAATACAAGAACAGTGAGTCAAGAGACTTCTTTCCCATCCAAAATGGCGGGCCTCTATTACATGCTGGTAGCCGGTGCTCTAATCGAGTGTTTACTGGTGTAAAAGAATGTGgcaccaagggctggagagatggctcagcggttaagagcactggctgctcttccagaggttctgagttcagttccgatggcctcttctggtgtgtctgaagacagtgacagtgtactcatataaaataaaaataaataaacctgaaaaataaataagttggTGTATGCCAAAAGCATTcgcttagagagagagagagagagagagagagagagagagagagagagagagaccgtgGCATCAAAGGGagaccttttctgtttcttttctggagagTCTGGAGATTGAAGtttgagctacatccccagccctgagaaATCCCACACCCAAAAACAATTACAGGC
It encodes the following:
- the Gpr157 gene encoding G-protein coupled receptor 157 isoform X1, with product MPTPAPPTELLPWERAVVLLSCVLSALGSGLLVATHALWPDLRSRARRLLLFLSLADLLSAASYFYGVLQDFAGTSWDCVLQGALSTFANTSSFFWTVAIALYLYLNIVRATRGPCTDHLVWAFHLISWGVPLAITVAAVCLKKIGYDASDVSVGWCWINLEAEDRVLWMLLTGKLWEMLAYILLPLLYLLVRKHINRAECKCQDQLRAFLCRFCGQACTLGISHCGAGGGYAEKQG